Proteins encoded in a region of the Raphanus sativus cultivar WK10039 chromosome 8, ASM80110v3, whole genome shotgun sequence genome:
- the LOC108822917 gene encoding homeobox protein knotted-1-like 6: protein MDGMYGFQPTCDYSDKAGMMMLPDNLMFPSDYQTLLCSSAGDNRVSDVFGSDELFSVAASATMSSGVASMAPGIRRNDGNVSLGVIKAKIACHPAYPRLLQAYMDCQKVGAPPEIAYLLEEIQRESHVYKQGVSPSSSYFGADPELDEFMETYCEILVKYKSDLERPFDEATTFLNKIEMQLRNLCTGVESARGFSEDGAVSSDEELSGGDEILQDGKQICEDRDLKDRLLRKFGSGISSLKLEFSKKKKKGKLPREARQALLDWWSVHYKWPYPTEGDKIALADATGLDQKQINNWFINQRKRHWNQSENMPYA from the exons ATGGATGGAATGTACGGCTTCCAACCAACATGTGACTACTCAGATAAGGCGGGGATGATGATGTTACCGGATAATCTGATGTTTCCTTCGGACTACCAAACCTTGCTTTGCTCCTCTGCTGGAGACAATCGCGTCTCAGATGTTTTCGGATCCGACGAGTTATTCTCAGTAGCAGCCTCCGCTACTATGTCGTCGGGGGTTGCATCGATGGCCCCTGGGATCCGAAGAAACGATGGTAACGTATCGCTCGGTGTCATTAAGGCGAAAATCGCTTGTCATCCTGCGTATCCACGGTTACTACAGGCTTACATGGATTGTCAGAAG GTCGGAGCTCCGCCGGAGATAGCCTATTTACTGGAGGAGATTCAACGGGAGAGCCATGTGTACAAGCAAGGCGTTTCTCCGTCGTCGTCTTACTTCGGAGCTGATCCTGAGCTCGATGAATTCATg GAAACCTATTGCGAAATATTGGTGAAGTACAAATCGGACCTCGAGAGGCCGTTTGATGAGGCGACGACCTTCTTGAACAAAATCGAGATGCAGCTACGAAACCTATGCACTGGCGTGGAGTCTGCCAGGGGATTTTCGG AGGATGGTGCAGTTTCATCTGACGAGGAATTAAGTGGAGGCGATGAGATATTACAGGATGGGAAACAAATATGCGAAGACCGTGATCTCAAGGACAGGTTGCTTCGCAAATTCGGAAGCGGTATAAGTTCACTAAAGCTGGAGttttcaaagaagaagaagaaaggaaagcTACCACGAGAAGCAAGACAAGCGCTACTCGATTGGTGGAGTGTTCACTATAAGTGGCCTTACCCTACT GAAGGTGATAAGATAGCATTGGCTGATGCAACGGGGTTAGACCAAAAACAGATCAACAATTGGTTTATAAACCAAAGAAAACGTCATTGGAATCAGTCAGAGAATATGCCTTATGCATGA